The region CGAAACTTTGGTGTGTCTGATGAAGATCTTGGTTTGGCTAGAAACCGACAATTTGCCCATCTTGCTCTAAAGTTATTAGTCATACTGTTTTCAGCAGTAACTAATACTAAAGATAACAAAGCTAATTCTCGTTGACGACGAATTTGTTTGATCAAATCAAAACCATTTAAACTTGGCATATTGATATCAATGAAAACAATAGTCGGTTTGTAATCCAAAATTCTGTCTGTAGCTGCTTCAGCATCATCAGTAAAATCAACTTGATACCCCCAACTAATTAACAGTCTTTGCATTTGTTGTAGCAAAACAGGTGAGTCGTCAACGATAAAAACTCTAGGCTCATCTTTGACGCTTTTTGGTGCAGTTATATTTTGCCGAGCGCCAATATCACTGTCTGACTTCCGCTCTTGTAATGGCACAATTGATACAATGTTCTTTTGAGCTAATTTATCTAGCAACAGGGCTGTACGATACATTGGCTGTTTGAACGTATCGGCGATCGCACAGATCCGATCTTGCCCAGTGGTCACCTTGGCAAAAAGTGGGAAATTATCATTGCCAACTCTTGCCAGTAAATTCGCTGCATCAACAAGTTGCACTAATTGGTAAGGATGTTTTACACAATCAAATTTTTGCCATTGCCTCACTTCATTGGCGATGCTATTTTCGATTACTGATAACTGCCAAATTGGTAGATTAATTTGTAGATCGTCGGCGGGCTTCCATAGAAAAGAAAATCCATCCTCTAAATGCAAAGACAACAAATTTTCTAAGATTACTTCTTTTAAAACATCCTTTGTAATATCGGGGTGTTTTTTATAAACATTGCTCACAAAAGGATAACAGTAAGGCCGATTATTTTGGCGTTGCTCCCATTCAGGAATACGCGAAAAATTGATGCCCCTGCTATTGTATTTGCGAACTAATGTGGGTATGACTTGCCCTTCTTCTTCAGCTAATACTAATCCCCCACCCGTAAGTAATAATTTCCATCGATGATATTTAGTCTCTACTCGGATTACTCCAGTAGAGCGACTCATGACGCGCATAGCAGCTAACAGGATATGTAATGTGGCATTCCTCACTACTTGTCCGTCCGTCAAGTTGTTAGACACAAGGTCTGAGTTAGGCAAGGAACCTGTCATAGCAATCATGTTTTTTGACTGGGAGGCACTTGAATGGGCAAAATACTATAAGTATTACAAAAAAACGGATCACGTCATTATAGATCGTAGCAACTAGAGATGAGTTTGATTGGTTGCCTCAGATACATTATTCCAAATTGTATTCAGATTATTGCCGTATCACATCTCAGCAATTCTACTTAAGTTATAGAGATCTCAAGCAGAAATTCAAATTATGAAACCGATTTTGGAGTTTTTAGTACCTGCGGCACTGAAACCGTTAGTCCTAAAAAGGAAAGGATTTATATGATAATGATAGTCGGCGCTTCGCGCCGACTATCATTATCTATACTCCAAAATCGATTTTTATAGGTTGATTTGCAAAAGTGGCGATCGCTACAGTTGAGTTCTGGAGACAGAATCTTGC is a window of Pseudanabaena sp. BC1403 DNA encoding:
- a CDS encoding response regulator, translated to MTGSLPNSDLVSNNLTDGQVVRNATLHILLAAMRVMSRSTGVIRVETKYHRWKLLLTGGGLVLAEEEGQVIPTLVRKYNSRGINFSRIPEWEQRQNNRPYCYPFVSNVYKKHPDITKDVLKEVILENLLSLHLEDGFSFLWKPADDLQINLPIWQLSVIENSIANEVRQWQKFDCVKHPYQLVQLVDAANLLARVGNDNFPLFAKVTTGQDRICAIADTFKQPMYRTALLLDKLAQKNIVSIVPLQERKSDSDIGARQNITAPKSVKDEPRVFIVDDSPVLLQQMQRLLISWGYQVDFTDDAEAATDRILDYKPTIVFIDINMPSLNGFDLIKQIRRQRELALLSLVLVTAENSMTNNFRARWANCRFLAKPRSSSDTPKFRDELRNLLRELAPLSTDTLV